The Microtus ochrogaster isolate Prairie Vole_2 unplaced genomic scaffold, MicOch1.0 UNK130, whole genome shotgun sequence genome window below encodes:
- the LOC101987678 gene encoding zinc finger protein OZF-like isoform X3, which translates to MLLRDVAVDLSQEEWECLDRAQRALYLDVMLENYNNLVFVGNHCICYNYEKVLDQSSEHIVYQHVYTKENPYKYNEPDKGIHKFSKYNHNARDRTKICNKYIFGNHRDSSVESLHLYSHKCGNPEEEACKINDCVNCLNLCFIISQNQRVHKEHKNTENDKFFDPKHELMLERTNSAKKPHQSHKCGKCFKTDSSLSRYQRGHNKQKFCKCTQCSKSFLHLSQIKVHCKVHCGEKTYSTECPKCFSHTSEFKRHFRLHSGENTYEYSECDKSSISTSEHRMHPKVLTGEKPYRCSECHKSFTKKDHLRTHQRIHKQKDPYKCNECHKSFTQKSSLRTHQRIHIGKKPYKCSECDKSFTQRGHLTNHQRVHTGEKPYKCNECDKSFTKKDHLRIHYRIHTGEKPYKCNECEKSFTQKSSLRTHQRLHMGEKPYKCSECDTCFTQIGHLRIHQRIHTGVKPYKCNECDKSFTTKDHLRIHQRLHTGEKPYKCSECYKSFISCSNLRKHQRIHIEEKPYKYSQCKNSFPTEITQRANQRIYTGEERDNVIYEENPFLSLKSTETSENSHRGEKFP; encoded by the exons ATGCTCCTGAG GGATGTGGCTGTGGATCTCTCGCAGGAGGAATGGGAATGTCTAGATCGTGCTCAGAGGGCATTGTACTTGGATGTTATGTTGGAGAATTATAACAATCTAGTCTTTGTAG GCAACCATTGCATATGTTATAATTATGAGAAAGTCTTGGATCAAAGCTCAGAGCACATTGTCTATCAGCATGTATATACCAAAGAGAATCCTTATAAATACAATGAGCCTGACAAAGGAATTCATAAATTCTCCAAGTATAATCATAATGCTAGGGATAGAACAAAAATCTGCAACAAGTACATATTTGGTAACCACCGAGACTCTTCTGTTGAATCATTACACTTATACAGCCATAAATGTGGAAACCCTGAAGAAGAAGCTTGCAAAATTAATGACTGTGTAAACTGTTTAAATTTGTGTTTCATCATTAGTCAGAATCAAAGAGTacacaaagaacacaaaaatacagagaatgaTAAATTTTTTGACCCTAAGCATGAACTCATGTTAGAAAGAACGAATAGTGCGAAGAAACCCCACCAAAGCCATAAATGTGGAAAATGCTTCAAGACAGACTCAAGCCTTAGTAGATATCAGAGAGGTCATAATAAACAGAAATTCTGTAAATGTACACAATGTAGTAAATCCTTTCTACATTTGTCACAAATCAAAGTACACTGCAAGGTCCATTGTGGAGAAAAAACCTACAGTACAGAGTGTCCTAAGTGCTTCTCTCATACCTCagaatttaaaagacattttagatTGCATTCTGGAGAGAATACCTACGAATATAGTGAATGTGACAAATCCTCTATCAGTACCTCAGAACATAGAATGCACCCGAAAGTTcttactggagagaaaccttaccgATGTAGTGAATGTCACAAATCCTTTACCAAGAAAGACCATCTTAGAACTCATCAGAGAATTCATAAACAAAAGGATCCATATAAATGTAATGAATGTCACAAATCCTTTACCCAGAAAAGCAGTCTTAGAACACATCAGAGAATTCATATAGGAAAGAAGCCTTATAAATGTAGTGAATGTGACAAATCCTTTACCCAGAGAGGCCATCTTACTAATCATCAGAGAGtccatacaggagagaaaccttacaaatgtaatGAATGTGACAAATCCTTTACCAAGAAAGACCATCTTAGAATTCATTacagaattcatactggagagaaaccgtaTAAATGTAATGAATGTGAGAAGTCCTTTACTCAGAAGAGCAGTCTTAGAACTCATCAGAGACTTCATatgggagagaaaccttacaaatgtagtGAATGTGATACATGCTTTACCCAGATAGGCCACCTTAGAATTCATCAGAGAATTCATACAGGAgtgaaaccttacaaatgtaatGAATGTGACAAATCCTTTACCACGAAAGACCACCTTAGAATTCATCAAAGacttcatacaggagagaaaccttataaATGTAGTGAATGTTACAAATCATTTATCAGTTGCTCAAATCTTAGAAAACATCAGCGAATTCATATAgaagagaaaccttacaaatatAGTCAATGCaaaaactcatttcccacagaAATCACCCAGAGAGCAAATCAAAGAATTTATACAGGAGAGGAACGTGATAATGTAATATATGAGGAAAACCCTTTTTTGTCTCTCAAGTCTACAGAAACATCTGAAAATTCACACAGGGGAGAAAAGTTTCCATAG
- the LOC101987678 gene encoding zinc finger protein OZF-like isoform X4: MLENYNNLVFVGNHCICYNYEKVLDQSSEHIVYQHVYTKENPYKYNEPDKGIHKFSKYNHNARDRTKICNKYIFGNHRDSSVESLHLYSHKCGNPEEEACKINDCVNCLNLCFIISQNQRVHKEHKNTENDKFFDPKHELMLERTNSAKKPHQSHKCGKCFKTDSSLSRYQRGHNKQKFCKCTQCSKSFLHLSQIKVHCKVHCGEKTYSTECPKCFSHTSEFKRHFRLHSGENTYEYSECDKSSISTSEHRMHPKVLTGEKPYRCSECHKSFTKKDHLRTHQRIHKQKDPYKCNECHKSFTQKSSLRTHQRIHIGKKPYKCSECDKSFTQRGHLTNHQRVHTGEKPYKCNECDKSFTKKDHLRIHYRIHTGEKPYKCNECEKSFTQKSSLRTHQRLHMGEKPYKCSECDTCFTQIGHLRIHQRIHTGVKPYKCNECDKSFTTKDHLRIHQRLHTGEKPYKCSECYKSFISCSNLRKHQRIHIEEKPYKYSQCKNSFPTEITQRANQRIYTGEERDNVIYEENPFLSLKSTETSENSHRGEKFP; encoded by the exons ATGTTGGAGAATTATAACAATCTAGTCTTTGTAG GCAACCATTGCATATGTTATAATTATGAGAAAGTCTTGGATCAAAGCTCAGAGCACATTGTCTATCAGCATGTATATACCAAAGAGAATCCTTATAAATACAATGAGCCTGACAAAGGAATTCATAAATTCTCCAAGTATAATCATAATGCTAGGGATAGAACAAAAATCTGCAACAAGTACATATTTGGTAACCACCGAGACTCTTCTGTTGAATCATTACACTTATACAGCCATAAATGTGGAAACCCTGAAGAAGAAGCTTGCAAAATTAATGACTGTGTAAACTGTTTAAATTTGTGTTTCATCATTAGTCAGAATCAAAGAGTacacaaagaacacaaaaatacagagaatgaTAAATTTTTTGACCCTAAGCATGAACTCATGTTAGAAAGAACGAATAGTGCGAAGAAACCCCACCAAAGCCATAAATGTGGAAAATGCTTCAAGACAGACTCAAGCCTTAGTAGATATCAGAGAGGTCATAATAAACAGAAATTCTGTAAATGTACACAATGTAGTAAATCCTTTCTACATTTGTCACAAATCAAAGTACACTGCAAGGTCCATTGTGGAGAAAAAACCTACAGTACAGAGTGTCCTAAGTGCTTCTCTCATACCTCagaatttaaaagacattttagatTGCATTCTGGAGAGAATACCTACGAATATAGTGAATGTGACAAATCCTCTATCAGTACCTCAGAACATAGAATGCACCCGAAAGTTcttactggagagaaaccttaccgATGTAGTGAATGTCACAAATCCTTTACCAAGAAAGACCATCTTAGAACTCATCAGAGAATTCATAAACAAAAGGATCCATATAAATGTAATGAATGTCACAAATCCTTTACCCAGAAAAGCAGTCTTAGAACACATCAGAGAATTCATATAGGAAAGAAGCCTTATAAATGTAGTGAATGTGACAAATCCTTTACCCAGAGAGGCCATCTTACTAATCATCAGAGAGtccatacaggagagaaaccttacaaatgtaatGAATGTGACAAATCCTTTACCAAGAAAGACCATCTTAGAATTCATTacagaattcatactggagagaaaccgtaTAAATGTAATGAATGTGAGAAGTCCTTTACTCAGAAGAGCAGTCTTAGAACTCATCAGAGACTTCATatgggagagaaaccttacaaatgtagtGAATGTGATACATGCTTTACCCAGATAGGCCACCTTAGAATTCATCAGAGAATTCATACAGGAgtgaaaccttacaaatgtaatGAATGTGACAAATCCTTTACCACGAAAGACCACCTTAGAATTCATCAAAGacttcatacaggagagaaaccttataaATGTAGTGAATGTTACAAATCATTTATCAGTTGCTCAAATCTTAGAAAACATCAGCGAATTCATATAgaagagaaaccttacaaatatAGTCAATGCaaaaactcatttcccacagaAATCACCCAGAGAGCAAATCAAAGAATTTATACAGGAGAGGAACGTGATAATGTAATATATGAGGAAAACCCTTTTTTGTCTCTCAAGTCTACAGAAACATCTGAAAATTCACACAGGGGAGAAAAGTTTCCATAG
- the LOC101987678 gene encoding zinc finger protein 420-like isoform X2 has translation MSVFQTLLTFRDVAVDLSQEEWECLDRAQRALYLDVMLENYNNLVFVGNHCICYNYEKVLDQSSEHIVYQHVYTKENPYKYNEPDKGIHKFSKYNHNARDRTKICNKYIFGNHRDSSVESLHLYSHKCGNPEEEACKINDCVNCLNLCFIISQNQRVHKEHKNTENDKFFDPKHELMLERTNSAKKPHQSHKCGKCFKTDSSLSRYQRGHNKQKFCKCTQCSKSFLHLSQIKVHCKVHCGEKTYSTECPKCFSHTSEFKRHFRLHSGENTYEYSECDKSSISTSEHRMHPKVLTGEKPYRCSECHKSFTKKDHLRTHQRIHKQKDPYKCNECHKSFTQKSSLRTHQRIHIGKKPYKCSECDKSFTQRGHLTNHQRVHTGEKPYKCNECDKSFTKKDHLRIHYRIHTGEKPYKCNECEKSFTQKSSLRTHQRLHMGEKPYKCSECDTCFTQIGHLRIHQRIHTGVKPYKCNECDKSFTTKDHLRIHQRLHTGEKPYKCSECYKSFISCSNLRKHQRIHIEEKPYKYSQCKNSFPTEITQRANQRIYTGEERDNVIYEENPFLSLKSTETSENSHRGEKFP, from the exons ATGAGTGTTTTTCAG ACTCTGTTAACATTCAGGGATGTGGCTGTGGATCTCTCGCAGGAGGAATGGGAATGTCTAGATCGTGCTCAGAGGGCATTGTACTTGGATGTTATGTTGGAGAATTATAACAATCTAGTCTTTGTAG GCAACCATTGCATATGTTATAATTATGAGAAAGTCTTGGATCAAAGCTCAGAGCACATTGTCTATCAGCATGTATATACCAAAGAGAATCCTTATAAATACAATGAGCCTGACAAAGGAATTCATAAATTCTCCAAGTATAATCATAATGCTAGGGATAGAACAAAAATCTGCAACAAGTACATATTTGGTAACCACCGAGACTCTTCTGTTGAATCATTACACTTATACAGCCATAAATGTGGAAACCCTGAAGAAGAAGCTTGCAAAATTAATGACTGTGTAAACTGTTTAAATTTGTGTTTCATCATTAGTCAGAATCAAAGAGTacacaaagaacacaaaaatacagagaatgaTAAATTTTTTGACCCTAAGCATGAACTCATGTTAGAAAGAACGAATAGTGCGAAGAAACCCCACCAAAGCCATAAATGTGGAAAATGCTTCAAGACAGACTCAAGCCTTAGTAGATATCAGAGAGGTCATAATAAACAGAAATTCTGTAAATGTACACAATGTAGTAAATCCTTTCTACATTTGTCACAAATCAAAGTACACTGCAAGGTCCATTGTGGAGAAAAAACCTACAGTACAGAGTGTCCTAAGTGCTTCTCTCATACCTCagaatttaaaagacattttagatTGCATTCTGGAGAGAATACCTACGAATATAGTGAATGTGACAAATCCTCTATCAGTACCTCAGAACATAGAATGCACCCGAAAGTTcttactggagagaaaccttaccgATGTAGTGAATGTCACAAATCCTTTACCAAGAAAGACCATCTTAGAACTCATCAGAGAATTCATAAACAAAAGGATCCATATAAATGTAATGAATGTCACAAATCCTTTACCCAGAAAAGCAGTCTTAGAACACATCAGAGAATTCATATAGGAAAGAAGCCTTATAAATGTAGTGAATGTGACAAATCCTTTACCCAGAGAGGCCATCTTACTAATCATCAGAGAGtccatacaggagagaaaccttacaaatgtaatGAATGTGACAAATCCTTTACCAAGAAAGACCATCTTAGAATTCATTacagaattcatactggagagaaaccgtaTAAATGTAATGAATGTGAGAAGTCCTTTACTCAGAAGAGCAGTCTTAGAACTCATCAGAGACTTCATatgggagagaaaccttacaaatgtagtGAATGTGATACATGCTTTACCCAGATAGGCCACCTTAGAATTCATCAGAGAATTCATACAGGAgtgaaaccttacaaatgtaatGAATGTGACAAATCCTTTACCACGAAAGACCACCTTAGAATTCATCAAAGacttcatacaggagagaaaccttataaATGTAGTGAATGTTACAAATCATTTATCAGTTGCTCAAATCTTAGAAAACATCAGCGAATTCATATAgaagagaaaccttacaaatatAGTCAATGCaaaaactcatttcccacagaAATCACCCAGAGAGCAAATCAAAGAATTTATACAGGAGAGGAACGTGATAATGTAATATATGAGGAAAACCCTTTTTTGTCTCTCAAGTCTACAGAAACATCTGAAAATTCACACAGGGGAGAAAAGTTTCCATAG
- the LOC101987678 gene encoding zinc finger protein 420-like isoform X1 → MSVFQVNAPETLLTFRDVAVDLSQEEWECLDRAQRALYLDVMLENYNNLVFVGNHCICYNYEKVLDQSSEHIVYQHVYTKENPYKYNEPDKGIHKFSKYNHNARDRTKICNKYIFGNHRDSSVESLHLYSHKCGNPEEEACKINDCVNCLNLCFIISQNQRVHKEHKNTENDKFFDPKHELMLERTNSAKKPHQSHKCGKCFKTDSSLSRYQRGHNKQKFCKCTQCSKSFLHLSQIKVHCKVHCGEKTYSTECPKCFSHTSEFKRHFRLHSGENTYEYSECDKSSISTSEHRMHPKVLTGEKPYRCSECHKSFTKKDHLRTHQRIHKQKDPYKCNECHKSFTQKSSLRTHQRIHIGKKPYKCSECDKSFTQRGHLTNHQRVHTGEKPYKCNECDKSFTKKDHLRIHYRIHTGEKPYKCNECEKSFTQKSSLRTHQRLHMGEKPYKCSECDTCFTQIGHLRIHQRIHTGVKPYKCNECDKSFTTKDHLRIHQRLHTGEKPYKCSECYKSFISCSNLRKHQRIHIEEKPYKYSQCKNSFPTEITQRANQRIYTGEERDNVIYEENPFLSLKSTETSENSHRGEKFP, encoded by the exons ATGAGTGTTTTTCAGGTAAATGCTCCTGAG ACTCTGTTAACATTCAGGGATGTGGCTGTGGATCTCTCGCAGGAGGAATGGGAATGTCTAGATCGTGCTCAGAGGGCATTGTACTTGGATGTTATGTTGGAGAATTATAACAATCTAGTCTTTGTAG GCAACCATTGCATATGTTATAATTATGAGAAAGTCTTGGATCAAAGCTCAGAGCACATTGTCTATCAGCATGTATATACCAAAGAGAATCCTTATAAATACAATGAGCCTGACAAAGGAATTCATAAATTCTCCAAGTATAATCATAATGCTAGGGATAGAACAAAAATCTGCAACAAGTACATATTTGGTAACCACCGAGACTCTTCTGTTGAATCATTACACTTATACAGCCATAAATGTGGAAACCCTGAAGAAGAAGCTTGCAAAATTAATGACTGTGTAAACTGTTTAAATTTGTGTTTCATCATTAGTCAGAATCAAAGAGTacacaaagaacacaaaaatacagagaatgaTAAATTTTTTGACCCTAAGCATGAACTCATGTTAGAAAGAACGAATAGTGCGAAGAAACCCCACCAAAGCCATAAATGTGGAAAATGCTTCAAGACAGACTCAAGCCTTAGTAGATATCAGAGAGGTCATAATAAACAGAAATTCTGTAAATGTACACAATGTAGTAAATCCTTTCTACATTTGTCACAAATCAAAGTACACTGCAAGGTCCATTGTGGAGAAAAAACCTACAGTACAGAGTGTCCTAAGTGCTTCTCTCATACCTCagaatttaaaagacattttagatTGCATTCTGGAGAGAATACCTACGAATATAGTGAATGTGACAAATCCTCTATCAGTACCTCAGAACATAGAATGCACCCGAAAGTTcttactggagagaaaccttaccgATGTAGTGAATGTCACAAATCCTTTACCAAGAAAGACCATCTTAGAACTCATCAGAGAATTCATAAACAAAAGGATCCATATAAATGTAATGAATGTCACAAATCCTTTACCCAGAAAAGCAGTCTTAGAACACATCAGAGAATTCATATAGGAAAGAAGCCTTATAAATGTAGTGAATGTGACAAATCCTTTACCCAGAGAGGCCATCTTACTAATCATCAGAGAGtccatacaggagagaaaccttacaaatgtaatGAATGTGACAAATCCTTTACCAAGAAAGACCATCTTAGAATTCATTacagaattcatactggagagaaaccgtaTAAATGTAATGAATGTGAGAAGTCCTTTACTCAGAAGAGCAGTCTTAGAACTCATCAGAGACTTCATatgggagagaaaccttacaaatgtagtGAATGTGATACATGCTTTACCCAGATAGGCCACCTTAGAATTCATCAGAGAATTCATACAGGAgtgaaaccttacaaatgtaatGAATGTGACAAATCCTTTACCACGAAAGACCACCTTAGAATTCATCAAAGacttcatacaggagagaaaccttataaATGTAGTGAATGTTACAAATCATTTATCAGTTGCTCAAATCTTAGAAAACATCAGCGAATTCATATAgaagagaaaccttacaaatatAGTCAATGCaaaaactcatttcccacagaAATCACCCAGAGAGCAAATCAAAGAATTTATACAGGAGAGGAACGTGATAATGTAATATATGAGGAAAACCCTTTTTTGTCTCTCAAGTCTACAGAAACATCTGAAAATTCACACAGGGGAGAAAAGTTTCCATAG